The Pseudomonas sp. HOU2 DNA window CCGGAAACGTTCAACTTCGCCCTGCTGATGCAAGCCGTGTCGATTGCCGTGCTGTCGTTCCTTGGCTTCGACGCGATCTCGACCCTCGCCGAAGAAATCAAGGGCGATCCGGGCAAAAGCGTCGGCCGCGCAGCGCTGATCACTCTGGTGGTGATGGGCGTGATTTTCGTCGTGCAGACCTGGATCGCCACCGATCTGGCCGCCGGCATGGGCTTCAAGTCCGCCGACACCGCGTTCTATGAAATCGCCGAAATCGCGGCCGGCAGCTGGCTGGCAACCCTGACCGGTGTGGCCACGGCGCTGGCCTGGGGCGTTGCGGTGGCGATCACCTCGCAAGCCGCGGTGTCGCGTCTGCTGTTCGGCATGGCCCGCGATGGCAAGTTGCCGAAAGTGCTGGCCAAGGTGCACCCGAAGCACAACACCCCGTACCTGAGCATTTATCTGGTGGCGGTGCTGTCGCTGGTGATCTGCTACCTGTTCATCAATTCGGTCGACACCCTGACCTCGCTGGTCAACTTCGGAGCCCTCAGCGGTTTCATGCTGCTGCACCTGACAGTGATCAACTACTACTGGCGTCGGCAGAAGTCCGGTCAGGTCGTGCGCCATCTGATCTGCCCGGTGATCGGCTTCATCATCGTCGCCGCCATCATGTACAACATGGGCGTCGATGCGCAGAAACTCGGCCTGATCTGGATCGCTTTGGGCCTGGTGTATCTGTTCTTCCTGAACAAGCTCGGCGCCAGCACCGCGCTGCCTGACCCGAGCAATGGCTGACAAGAAAAAGAGCGGCGTCTGACAACAAATCAGGCGACCGCCGCTTTAAAGCGTGGCAACCGACAGTGATAGTCAGGTTCGGTGGGGATCACCGGACCCTTTGATACAGGAGTGCATCCATGCTGGTCTTACGCCCAGTCGAGACAACCGACCTGCCGCAATTGCAACAGCTGGCCCGCGACAGCCTGGTCGGCGTCACGTCGCTGCCGGATGACAGCGAGCGCCTGCGGGATAAAATCGCCGGCTCCTGCGCCTCGTTCGACAGCGACATTCAGGCGCAAGGCCCGGAGAACTACTTCTTCGTGCTGGAAGACCTCGACACTCAGCGGCTGGTCGGCTGCTCGGAGATCCTCGCTACTGCCGGTTTCAACGAACCGTTCTACAGCCTGCGCAACCGCCACTTCACCAGTGCCTCGCGGGAGTTGAACATTGAACACGGGGTGCCGGCGCTGTCGTTGTGTCACGACCTCAACGACCACACCCTGCTGCGCGGTTTTCACATCGACAACGCGTTGGTGCGCAGCGCATTTTCCGAATTGCTGTCACGGGCGCGGCTGCTGTTCATCGCCGCTCATGCACAACGTTTCGCCGAGGCGGTGATCACCGAGATCGTCGGCTACAGCGATGAGAACGGTCACTCGCCGTTTTGGGATGCACTGGGCAAGCACTTCTTCGACCTGCCCTACGTCGAGGCCGAGCGCCTGTGCGGCCTGCAAAGCCGCACGTTTCTCGCCGAACTGATGCCGCAATACCCGATTTACGTACCGATGCTGCCTCCGGCAGCACAGGAATGCATCGGCCGGATTCACCCGGACGGCCAGGAAGCGTTTGACATCCTCGAACGCGAAGGCTTTGAAACCAACAGCTACATCGACCTGTTCGACGCCGGTCCGACCCTGTATGCGCGCACCGCGAACATCCGTTCGATCGCCCGCAGCCAGACCGTCACCGTCCGCCAGCAAGCGCAGATCGGCGCCCGTGGCCATTACCTGCTGAGCAACGACGCCCTGCATGGATTCCGGGCCATCGTCGCCGAACTGAACTACCAGCCCGATCAACCGCTGTCGCTGACGCCGGCACTGTGCGCGGCGCTGAAAGTTACCGATGGCAGCACGGTCAGGCTGACAGCCCTGTGAACCGCGCCCGGTTGCATACCCAACGACAGTGCCCGAACAGGCGCGTACAAGGAGTTACCGCATGATCGTCCGTCCGGTCAAAGTCAGCGACCTGCCAGCGCTGATGACCCTGGTGCAACAGGCCGGTCCGGGGTTTACGACCCTGCCGGCCAATGAGGATCGCCTCGCCCACCGGGTGCGCTGGGCTCAGCGCGCGTTCGCCGAACAGGTTGAACGGGCCGACGCCGATTATCTGTTCGTGCTCGAAGACGACGACCTGCGGGTGGTCGGTGTCAGCGCCCTGACCGGCGCAGTAGGCCTGCGCGAGCCGTGGTACAACTATCGGGTCGGTCTAACTGTGAGTTCGGCACCGGATCTCAACATTTCGCGGCAGATCCCCACACTGTTTCTCAACAATGAGCTGACCGGCCAGTCGGAGCTGTGTTCGCTGTTCCTGCATCCGCAACACCGCCAAGGCAGCAATGGTCGGCTCCTGTCGTTGGGGCGCCTGCTGTTCGTGGCCGAATTCCCGCAGTTGTTTGGCGAAAAGATGATTGCCGAACTGCGTGGCAGCGCCGATGAACTCGGCTGCTCGCCGTTCTGGGACAGCCTGGGCCGACACTTTTTCAAGATGGACTTCAGCCATGCGGACCACTTGTCGGGGCTGGGCAACAAGTCGTTCATCGCTGAGTTGATGCCGCGCCAGCCGTTGTACACCTGCATGCTCACCGAGCAGGCACAAGCCGTCATCGGCCAGCCGCACCCCAACACCGAACCGGCGCTGAAGATCCTGCGTGCAGAAGGCTTCACGCATAAGGGCTACATCGACATCTTCGACGGTGGCCCGGTGATCGAGGCGCCGATCGGCAGCATTCGTACCGTGCGCGACAGCCTGGCGCTGACCCTGAGCCTCGGCACCCCGGACGAACAGGCCCCGTTATGGCTGATCCATAACCGGCGCCTGGAGAACTGC harbors:
- the astA gene encoding arginine N-succinyltransferase; translation: MIVRPVKVSDLPALMTLVQQAGPGFTTLPANEDRLAHRVRWAQRAFAEQVERADADYLFVLEDDDLRVVGVSALTGAVGLREPWYNYRVGLTVSSAPDLNISRQIPTLFLNNELTGQSELCSLFLHPQHRQGSNGRLLSLGRLLFVAEFPQLFGEKMIAELRGSADELGCSPFWDSLGRHFFKMDFSHADHLSGLGNKSFIAELMPRQPLYTCMLTEQAQAVIGQPHPNTEPALKILRAEGFTHKGYIDIFDGGPVIEAPIGSIRTVRDSLALTLSLGTPDEQAPLWLIHNRRLENCRITVAPGRLVGNSLVVDRLTAKRLQLQPGNSVRAVLLPRQQQQAVAA
- a CDS encoding APC family permease translates to MEIEEFGYKQELKRSLTLTDLVVYGMIFMIPIAPFGVYGYVNAEAPGMVPLAYIIGMVAMLFTALSYGSMAKAFPIAGSVYSYAQRGLNQHVGFIAGWLMLLDYLLIPPLLYVYAAMALNHLYPDIPKVGFILAFLVSATFVNLRGITFTARMNIIFLLAQLVVLGIFLFYAWNALHNGGGNGELTLAPLYHPETFNFALLMQAVSIAVLSFLGFDAISTLAEEIKGDPGKSVGRAALITLVVMGVIFVVQTWIATDLAAGMGFKSADTAFYEIAEIAAGSWLATLTGVATALAWGVAVAITSQAAVSRLLFGMARDGKLPKVLAKVHPKHNTPYLSIYLVAVLSLVICYLFINSVDTLTSLVNFGALSGFMLLHLTVINYYWRRQKSGQVVRHLICPVIGFIIVAAIMYNMGVDAQKLGLIWIALGLVYLFFLNKLGASTALPDPSNG
- a CDS encoding arginine N-succinyltransferase; translated protein: MLVLRPVETTDLPQLQQLARDSLVGVTSLPDDSERLRDKIAGSCASFDSDIQAQGPENYFFVLEDLDTQRLVGCSEILATAGFNEPFYSLRNRHFTSASRELNIEHGVPALSLCHDLNDHTLLRGFHIDNALVRSAFSELLSRARLLFIAAHAQRFAEAVITEIVGYSDENGHSPFWDALGKHFFDLPYVEAERLCGLQSRTFLAELMPQYPIYVPMLPPAAQECIGRIHPDGQEAFDILEREGFETNSYIDLFDAGPTLYARTANIRSIARSQTVTVRQQAQIGARGHYLLSNDALHGFRAIVAELNYQPDQPLSLTPALCAALKVTDGSTVRLTAL